A DNA window from Streptomyces canus contains the following coding sequences:
- the thiC gene encoding phosphomethylpyrimidine synthase ThiC — protein MTIKDARTPASEQNDDQLDTEAGKSIGWHKAYIEGSRPDLRVPVRQVHLTNGKSVALYDTSGPYTDPLTETDVRRGLAPLRDNWIIARGDTEEYAGRPVRPEDDGIKHTSPRGGLRNLDAVFPGRPRQPRRSRDGNEVTQLAYARRGEITPEMEYVAIRENVSPEVVREEIAAGRAVLPANVNHPEIEPMIIGKRFLVKVNANIGNSAVTSSIEEEVEKMTWATRWGADTVMDLSTGRNIHTTREWVLRNSPVPIGTVPLYQALEKVDGRAEELTWEIYKDTVIEQAEQGVDYMTVHAGVRLPYVPLTANRKTGIVSRGGSIMAAWCLAHHKESFLYENFEELCQILAAYDVTYSLGDGLRPGSIADANDEAQFAELRTLGELNRIAKRFHVQTMIEGPGHVPMHKIKENIDLQQEICDEAPFYTLGPLTTDVAPAYDHITSGIGAAMIAWWGTAMLCYVTPKEHLGLPNRDDVKTGVITYKIAAHAADLAKGHPGAQEWDDALSDARFEFRWEDQFNLALDPDTAREFHDETLPAEPAKTAHFCSMCGPKFCSMKISQDIRRRHGGSQEEIEEGMAQKSKEFAAAGNRVYLPIAD, from the coding sequence ATGACCATCAAGGACGCGCGCACGCCTGCCTCCGAGCAGAACGACGACCAGCTCGACACGGAGGCCGGGAAGTCCATCGGCTGGCACAAGGCGTACATCGAGGGCTCGCGCCCCGATCTTCGGGTGCCGGTCCGTCAGGTGCACCTCACCAACGGGAAGTCGGTCGCGCTGTACGACACGTCCGGCCCGTACACCGATCCGCTCACCGAGACGGATGTCCGACGGGGCCTCGCGCCACTGCGGGACAACTGGATCATCGCCCGCGGGGACACCGAGGAGTACGCGGGACGTCCCGTGCGCCCCGAGGACGACGGGATCAAGCACACCTCACCGCGGGGTGGCCTCCGCAACCTCGACGCGGTCTTCCCGGGGCGGCCACGCCAGCCGCGCCGTAGCCGTGACGGCAACGAGGTCACGCAGCTCGCCTACGCCCGTCGCGGTGAGATCACGCCGGAGATGGAGTACGTGGCCATCCGGGAAAACGTCTCTCCCGAGGTCGTCCGCGAGGAGATCGCGGCGGGGCGCGCGGTGCTGCCGGCGAACGTCAACCACCCGGAGATCGAGCCGATGATCATCGGCAAGCGGTTCCTGGTGAAGGTCAACGCCAACATCGGCAACTCCGCAGTGACGTCCTCCATCGAGGAGGAGGTGGAGAAGATGACCTGGGCGACCCGTTGGGGCGCCGACACGGTCATGGACCTGTCCACCGGCCGCAACATCCACACCACTCGCGAGTGGGTGCTGCGCAACTCCCCCGTCCCCATCGGCACGGTGCCGCTCTACCAGGCGCTGGAGAAGGTCGACGGCCGCGCCGAGGAGCTGACCTGGGAGATCTACAAGGACACGGTCATCGAACAGGCCGAGCAGGGCGTGGACTACATGACGGTCCACGCGGGCGTGCGCCTGCCGTACGTACCACTGACGGCCAACCGCAAGACCGGCATCGTCTCGCGCGGCGGCTCGATCATGGCGGCCTGGTGCCTCGCGCACCACAAGGAGTCGTTCCTGTACGAGAACTTCGAGGAGCTGTGCCAGATCCTCGCCGCCTACGACGTCACGTACTCGCTGGGCGACGGCCTCAGGCCCGGTTCGATCGCGGACGCCAACGACGAGGCGCAGTTCGCGGAGTTGCGCACGCTCGGGGAACTCAACCGGATCGCGAAGCGTTTCCACGTACAGACCATGATCGAGGGCCCGGGACACGTCCCGATGCACAAGATCAAGGAGAACATCGACCTTCAGCAGGAGATCTGCGATGAGGCTCCGTTCTATACGCTCGGCCCGCTGACCACCGACGTCGCGCCGGCCTACGACCACATCACCTCCGGCATCGGCGCCGCCATGATCGCCTGGTGGGGCACCGCGATGCTCTGCTACGTCACGCCCAAGGAGCACCTGGGCCTGCCCAACCGGGACGACGTCAAGACGGGTGTGATCACCTACAAGATCGCCGCCCATGCGGCCGACCTCGCCAAGGGACACCCCGGTGCCCAGGAGTGGGATGACGCCCTCTCTGACGCCCGCTTCGAGTTCCGCTGGGAGGACCAGTTCAACCTGGCCCTCGACCCCGACACGGCCCGGGAATTCCACGACGAGACCCTGCCCGCCGAACCGGCCAAGACGGCTCACTTCTGCTCCATGTGCGGGCCGAAGTTCTGCTCGATGAAGATCTCCCAGGACATCCGCCGCCGCCACGGCGGCAGTCAGGAGGAGATCGAAGAGGGCATGGCTCAGAAGTCGAAGGAGTTCGCGGCGGCGGGCAACCGGGTGTATCTGCCGATCGCGGACTGA